Proteins co-encoded in one Deinococcus radiopugnans ATCC 19172 genomic window:
- a CDS encoding phosphoenolpyruvate carboxylase, whose translation MGIKSDVNLLGRTLGQVLKEQEGEAFFELVERTRALVREVRAGGDDAELRGMLAGLSGEDAGRLARAFTWYFQLVNLAEEYERVRVLRAGEGVRSQSLEGALAALKEQGLSAAQVEALIERVNLGLTFTAHPTEMRRRTIRQHLEAVARDLPQLDDPEAQERVAAHVEAMWSTPELRHLKPTVLDEVKGGLNYLGAIAGALPGLQRDLNRAFVNIYGQASDARIPLSFSSWMGGDRDGNPFVTPEATRETLELHRQRARDLLLGSLKQAYADLSQEQEGRDAYRTELRALHNAVRDGERVEVLPRLEALDIRLRADGQRRTADRLLTPLLTLTRVFGQHLVSLDVREHSGQTGAAVAALLAQAGVEADYLALPEAERQALLAAELRSRRPLWPAGEPLTPELETVIGPIREVRDAIALSGPRAFGRYVISMAESVSDVLEPLLLAREVGLRVLPVPLFETLDDLHRAPQIMTDLLARPEYRAILGDDVQEIMLGYSDSNKDAGFLAANWALHEAQRQISAVCRASGVRWRFFHGRGTSIGRGGGPASRAILGQPAGTIDAGLRITEQGEALADKYSHPVLAQRNLEQALYGLLLSAARPADSLKEEWTAAMDRAAAASAAAYRALVHDDGFLPFFEAVTPIHEIARLNIASRPVRRPGAPTLSNLRAIPWVMSWTQIRSNLPGWYGLREGLQSIGTEAAQEMYAAWPFFRTVLDNAQMSLAKSDPLIFEEYLRLLGPHPLAGHLEAAFRETVALVEAVVGAPLLANEPRLRESISLRNPYIDPIHRIQVELLRRARAEDGGLDTFERPLMLSLQGIAAGVRNTG comes from the coding sequence GCCGGGGGCGACGACGCCGAACTGCGCGGCATGCTCGCTGGCCTCTCCGGCGAGGACGCGGGACGGCTGGCGCGGGCCTTCACGTGGTACTTCCAGCTGGTCAATCTGGCCGAGGAATACGAGCGGGTGCGCGTGCTGCGGGCGGGCGAGGGCGTGCGCTCGCAGAGCCTGGAGGGGGCGCTGGCCGCCCTCAAGGAGCAGGGATTGAGCGCGGCGCAGGTGGAGGCCCTGATCGAGCGCGTCAACCTGGGCCTGACCTTCACGGCCCATCCCACCGAGATGCGCCGCCGCACCATCCGCCAGCACCTGGAGGCCGTGGCGCGTGACCTACCTCAACTGGACGATCCGGAAGCGCAGGAGCGGGTGGCCGCCCATGTGGAGGCGATGTGGTCCACGCCCGAACTGCGGCACCTGAAGCCCACCGTGCTGGACGAGGTCAAGGGCGGCCTGAACTACCTGGGGGCGATTGCCGGGGCGCTGCCGGGACTGCAACGTGACCTGAACCGGGCCTTCGTGAACATCTATGGGCAGGCGTCGGACGCCAGAATTCCCCTGAGTTTCTCGTCGTGGATGGGCGGGGACCGCGACGGCAACCCCTTCGTGACGCCGGAGGCCACCCGCGAGACCCTGGAACTGCACCGCCAGCGGGCACGCGACCTGCTGCTGGGCAGCCTGAAGCAGGCCTACGCCGATCTGTCGCAGGAGCAGGAGGGCCGCGACGCCTACCGCACCGAGCTGCGCGCCCTGCACAACGCCGTGCGTGACGGCGAGCGGGTGGAGGTGCTGCCGCGCCTGGAAGCCCTGGACATCCGGCTGCGGGCGGATGGGCAGCGCCGCACCGCCGACCGGTTGCTGACGCCGCTGCTGACGCTAACGCGGGTGTTCGGGCAGCATCTGGTCAGCCTGGACGTGCGCGAACACTCGGGGCAGACCGGGGCGGCGGTGGCCGCGTTGCTGGCCCAGGCCGGGGTGGAGGCGGATTATCTGGCGCTGCCTGAAGCGGAACGGCAGGCGCTGCTGGCCGCCGAACTGCGCTCGCGCCGCCCGCTGTGGCCTGCCGGAGAGCCGCTGACCCCCGAACTGGAGACGGTGATCGGCCCCATCCGCGAGGTTCGGGACGCCATCGCCCTGAGCGGGCCACGCGCCTTCGGGCGCTACGTGATCAGCATGGCCGAGAGCGTCAGCGACGTGCTGGAGCCGCTGCTGCTGGCCCGCGAGGTGGGGCTGCGGGTGCTGCCCGTGCCGCTGTTCGAGACCCTGGATGACCTGCACCGCGCGCCTCAGATCATGACCGACCTGCTGGCCCGGCCCGAGTACCGCGCGATTCTGGGCGACGACGTGCAGGAAATCATGCTGGGTTACTCGGACAGCAACAAGGACGCCGGCTTTCTGGCCGCCAACTGGGCGCTGCACGAGGCACAGCGGCAGATCAGCGCCGTGTGCCGGGCGTCGGGCGTGCGCTGGCGCTTCTTCCACGGGCGCGGCACCAGCATCGGACGGGGGGGCGGCCCCGCCTCACGCGCCATTCTGGGGCAGCCTGCCGGAACCATCGACGCGGGCCTGCGCATCACCGAGCAGGGCGAGGCGCTGGCGGACAAGTACAGCCATCCGGTGCTGGCGCAGCGCAATCTGGAACAGGCGCTGTACGGCCTGCTGCTGTCGGCCGCGCGCCCGGCAGATTCGCTGAAGGAGGAATGGACGGCGGCGATGGACCGCGCCGCCGCCGCCAGCGCCGCCGCATACCGCGCGCTGGTGCACGACGACGGTTTCCTCCCCTTCTTCGAGGCGGTCACGCCGATCCACGAGATCGCCCGGCTGAACATCGCCTCACGCCCCGTTCGGCGGCCCGGCGCGCCCACCCTGAGCAATCTGCGGGCCATTCCCTGGGTGATGAGCTGGACGCAGATCCGCAGCAACCTCCCCGGCTGGTACGGCCTGCGCGAGGGGTTACAGAGCATTGGCACGGAGGCGGCGCAGGAGATGTACGCGGCGTGGCCTTTTTTCCGCACGGTGCTCGACAACGCGCAGATGAGCCTGGCCAAGAGTGACCCCTTGATCTTCGAGGAATACCTGCGCCTGCTGGGGCCGCACCCGCTGGCCGGACATCTGGAGGCCGCCTTCCGCGAGACCGTGGCGCTGGTGGAGGCCGTGGTGGGCGCGCCGCTGCTGGCCAATGAACCGAGATTGCGCGAGAGCATCAGCCTGCGCAACCCGTACATTGATCCGATTCACCGCATTCAGGTGGAGTTGCTGCGCCGCGCCCGCGCCGAGGACGGCGGCCTGGACACCTTTGAGCGCCCGCTGATGCTGAGCCTGCAAGGCATTGCGGCGGGGGTACGGAATACGGGGTAA